A DNA window from Deltaproteobacteria bacterium contains the following coding sequences:
- a CDS encoding J domain-containing protein, producing the protein MARRDYYEVLGVSRNATDEEIKKAYRKLALKYHPDRNKGNKEAEERFKEINEAYAVLSDKEKRKQYDTFGAEGFHQRFTQEDIFRNFDFGDIFQDLGFSDDIFSSLFGRGFRRSTRRSDFGAGGTGFEQFFRGGPAGYESPGPAKGADLLTDLQISLEEAARGSERRLSLDEGGRPREITVKIPPGIRSGQKLRLAGKGQPGPPGGRPGDLFIRVHVLDHPLFKREEDDITVDREIPFSQAALGTTIEVPTLDGTRRLRVPAGTQSHTRLRLKGQGIPHMKGGGRGDLYVRVIVRVPKSLTSRQRNLIEELAREGL; encoded by the coding sequence ATGGCTAGACGCGACTACTATGAAGTTCTCGGTGTGAGCCGGAACGCCACGGACGAGGAGATAAAGAAGGCGTACAGAAAGCTTGCTCTCAAGTACCACCCGGACCGCAACAAGGGTAACAAGGAGGCTGAAGAGCGCTTCAAAGAGATCAACGAGGCCTACGCGGTTCTGAGCGACAAGGAAAAGCGCAAGCAGTACGACACATTCGGGGCCGAGGGTTTCCACCAGCGTTTTACTCAGGAGGATATCTTTCGCAACTTCGACTTCGGGGACATCTTTCAGGATCTGGGATTTTCCGACGATATCTTCAGCTCCCTCTTTGGCCGCGGTTTCAGGCGTTCGACTCGGAGAAGCGATTTCGGTGCGGGGGGCACGGGGTTTGAGCAGTTTTTCAGAGGAGGGCCGGCTGGATACGAGAGCCCGGGACCCGCAAAAGGGGCGGACCTGTTGACCGATCTTCAGATCTCCCTGGAGGAGGCGGCCAGGGGGAGTGAAAGGAGGCTCTCCCTGGACGAAGGCGGCCGTCCTCGGGAGATTACCGTGAAGATCCCTCCCGGCATCCGGTCCGGCCAGAAGCTCCGGCTTGCCGGTAAGGGGCAGCCCGGCCCGCCGGGGGGCAGGCCGGGGGATCTCTTCATTCGGGTTCACGTGCTTGACCATCCCCTTTTCAAGAGGGAAGAGGACGACATAACCGTGGACAGGGAGATCCCCTTCTCCCAGGCCGCCCTGGGAACGACCATCGAGGTGCCGACCCTGGATGGGACCCGGAGGCTGAGGGTTCCTGCCGGAACTCAGAGCCATACCCGCCTCCGTCTCAAGGGACAGGGAATACCCCACATGAAGGGTGGAGGAAGGGGCGACCTGTATGTCCGGGTGATCGTCAGGGTTCCAAAGAGCCTGACAAGCAGGCAGAGAAACCTCATAGAGGAACTCGCCCGGGAGGGGTTGTAG
- a CDS encoding TatD family hydrolase, with product MRPVHGGGSLVLIDAHAHLDEIDDLEQSVSQARAVGVAAIVGVGMTLESNRRILAIARKYPGLVFPAIGYHPWEIHDETVEQTLAYIERHLPSCVALGEVGLDYKARVKKALQKEILSRLLETAHRQGKPAILHCRFSHESALAIVRDAGLEKAVFHWYSGNLETLRKILDQGYLISATPALAYSLPQQEAVRHTPLEMILIETDTPVEYRGRASRPADVVRTAELVAEIRGEAFERVAERTTQNAVGFYGIDLESEGGRVATDGS from the coding sequence ATGAGACCGGTACACGGGGGAGGCTCACTGGTGCTCATTGACGCCCACGCCCACCTCGATGAAATCGATGACCTGGAGCAGTCGGTTTCCCAGGCCAGGGCGGTCGGGGTTGCGGCCATCGTGGGCGTTGGCATGACGTTGGAATCGAACCGGAGGATTCTTGCCATAGCCCGAAAATATCCGGGCCTGGTCTTTCCTGCCATAGGCTACCATCCCTGGGAAATCCATGATGAAACCGTTGAACAGACCCTTGCCTATATAGAGAGGCACCTGCCCAGCTGCGTAGCCCTGGGGGAAGTGGGCCTCGATTACAAGGCCAGGGTCAAGAAGGCTCTCCAGAAAGAGATCCTCTCCAGGCTTTTAGAGACAGCCCATCGTCAAGGAAAGCCTGCCATCCTCCATTGTCGTTTCTCACACGAGAGTGCCCTGGCCATTGTCAGGGATGCAGGGCTTGAAAAGGCCGTGTTCCATTGGTACAGTGGGAATCTTGAGACCCTCAGGAAGATTCTGGATCAGGGCTACCTGATCTCTGCAACTCCGGCTCTGGCGTACAGCCTTCCCCAGCAGGAGGCGGTACGTCATACCCCTCTGGAGATGATCCTCATAGAGACCGATACTCCAGTGGAATACCGGGGCAGGGCGTCCAGGCCGGCCGACGTGGTCCGGACAGCCGAACTGGTCGCCGAGATCAGAGGAGAGGCCTTTGAGAGGGTCGCCGAAAGGACGACGCAAAACGCGGTGGGTTTCTACGGCATCGATTTGGAATCGGAAGGCGGCCGGGTTGCGACTGATGGCTCCTGA
- a CDS encoding AAA family ATPase — MAKKRIGFRELSPDELRWRCDPGRFGFESTRDVEACQEIIGQPRATEAIRVGLEIEGFGYNIFVTGLSGTGRTTTIKRLLQEVDRESRIPEDLCYVNNFKDPDTPRIIVLPAGQGLGLKRDMDSLVEGLRREIPLVFESEAYQKRRKETTEKWQEKQADLWSRFEKEVKTSGFSVVQFKLGSYLQPGILPVVDGKPTDLAEVEALREKGKLGDGEVKKIKRRHRKLTETLQEVLKETRRYGREIEEAVRRLNRETLGPLVKEMVSDIREKYVHPKVQAYLDGVEEAVLQDFDRFQGGVDKKPDPADLSESLSQDPFLEFRVNVLVDNSETRGAPIVVENFPTYRNLFGTLERVVGPSGVWKTDFTRIKAGSLIRANGGYLIINAHDALIEPRVWTTLKRTLKNRSIQIQTYDPIYLMGGTALKPEPIELKSKIIMIGDNRLYHLLYELDEDFKKIFKVKADFDSVMDRMDQAVNQYASFVCKICREENLRPFHRTGVAAIVEHGVRLAGRQDKLSTRFHVISDVMREADYWAAKAGSETVREEHVDLAIEKRAYRVNMVEEKIREMIRNGTIMVDSEGEVVGQVNGLAMYQLGDHRFGKPSRITAKTAMGRAGIINIEREADLSGKTHNKGVLILAGYLRGKYAQDKPLTMSASICFEQSYTGVDGDSASSTEVYALLSSLSGLPLRQDIAVTGSVNQRGEIQPIGGVNEKIEGFFDVCRIRGLTGKQGAIIPDRNVKDLMLRKDVVEAVRAGQFHIYPVRSIDEGMEILTGVAAGAPVPKGGYTPGSANDLIDRRLRDLAEKMRDFGRPRKSKNGKGEREQGGKGGKRGGADR, encoded by the coding sequence ATGGCAAAGAAGAGAATAGGCTTCAGGGAGCTCTCACCAGATGAGTTGCGGTGGCGGTGCGACCCCGGAAGGTTCGGTTTCGAGAGCACCCGGGACGTAGAGGCCTGCCAGGAGATAATCGGCCAGCCGCGGGCGACCGAGGCCATCCGTGTGGGTCTGGAGATCGAGGGCTTTGGATACAACATCTTTGTAACGGGTCTTTCCGGGACGGGGAGGACCACTACCATCAAGAGGCTCCTCCAGGAAGTCGACAGGGAGAGTCGCATTCCCGAGGATCTCTGTTACGTGAACAATTTCAAAGATCCGGACACCCCGAGGATAATCGTGCTGCCAGCGGGCCAGGGGCTGGGCCTCAAAAGGGACATGGATAGCCTCGTAGAAGGTCTCAGAAGGGAAATCCCCCTTGTCTTCGAAAGTGAGGCCTATCAGAAAAGGAGGAAGGAGACAACCGAGAAATGGCAGGAGAAGCAGGCGGATCTGTGGAGCCGTTTTGAGAAGGAGGTCAAGACTTCCGGGTTCTCCGTGGTGCAGTTCAAGCTTGGCTCCTATCTGCAGCCGGGGATTCTGCCGGTCGTGGATGGAAAGCCTACGGATCTGGCAGAGGTGGAGGCGCTCAGAGAAAAGGGCAAACTCGGGGACGGAGAGGTCAAGAAGATAAAGAGGAGGCACAGGAAGCTGACAGAGACCCTTCAAGAAGTCCTCAAGGAGACAAGAAGGTATGGGAGGGAGATCGAAGAGGCGGTCCGTCGCCTCAACCGTGAGACTCTCGGCCCACTGGTGAAGGAGATGGTCTCAGACATCAGGGAGAAGTACGTCCATCCCAAGGTGCAGGCATACCTCGACGGGGTGGAAGAGGCGGTGCTCCAGGATTTCGACCGCTTTCAGGGGGGTGTGGACAAAAAGCCCGATCCTGCCGATCTCTCAGAGTCTCTCTCTCAGGACCCCTTTCTCGAGTTCCGGGTGAACGTCCTGGTGGACAATTCAGAGACCAGAGGAGCCCCCATCGTAGTTGAGAATTTCCCCACATACCGGAACCTGTTCGGTACTCTGGAGAGGGTCGTGGGGCCCTCAGGGGTCTGGAAGACGGACTTCACCAGGATCAAGGCGGGCTCCCTGATTCGGGCCAACGGGGGCTACCTGATCATAAACGCCCACGACGCCCTCATCGAGCCCAGGGTTTGGACCACGCTCAAGAGGACACTCAAGAATCGATCCATTCAGATCCAGACCTATGATCCGATCTACCTCATGGGAGGGACTGCGCTCAAACCGGAGCCGATCGAGCTCAAGTCGAAGATCATCATGATCGGTGACAACCGGCTCTACCACCTGCTCTACGAGTTGGATGAAGATTTCAAGAAGATATTCAAGGTCAAGGCGGACTTCGACTCGGTGATGGACAGGATGGATCAGGCAGTGAATCAGTACGCCTCCTTTGTCTGCAAGATCTGCCGCGAGGAGAACCTCAGGCCCTTCCATAGAACCGGGGTGGCTGCGATTGTTGAGCACGGAGTTCGCCTGGCAGGTAGGCAGGACAAGCTATCCACCCGTTTTCACGTCATTTCGGATGTCATGAGAGAGGCGGATTACTGGGCTGCCAAGGCGGGCAGCGAAACGGTGCGCGAAGAACACGTGGACCTGGCGATCGAGAAGCGGGCCTATCGTGTCAACATGGTGGAGGAGAAGATCCGGGAGATGATCAGAAATGGAACGATCATGGTCGACTCCGAAGGGGAGGTGGTCGGACAGGTCAACGGGTTGGCCATGTACCAGCTTGGCGACCATCGTTTCGGGAAACCCTCCCGGATCACGGCCAAGACCGCCATGGGCCGGGCCGGTATCATCAACATAGAGCGGGAGGCCGACCTCAGCGGGAAGACACACAACAAGGGAGTCCTTATCCTGGCGGGTTATCTCAGGGGCAAATACGCCCAGGACAAGCCCCTCACCATGAGCGCAAGCATATGCTTCGAACAATCCTACACCGGGGTGGACGGAGACAGCGCCTCGTCGACGGAGGTCTATGCACTTCTGTCGAGCCTTTCCGGGCTCCCCCTCAGGCAGGACATAGCCGTTACCGGTTCGGTGAACCAGAGGGGAGAGATCCAGCCCATCGGAGGAGTCAATGAGAAGATCGAGGGTTTCTTTGACGTCTGCCGGATAAGGGGCCTTACAGGGAAGCAGGGAGCGATCATCCCGGACCGGAATGTCAAGGACCTCATGCTTCGGAAGGACGTGGTCGAAGCCGTGAGGGCCGGGCAGTTCCACATCTATCCGGTCAGGTCGATCGATGAGGGCATGGAGATACTGACGGGTGTGGCGGCGGGAGCTCCGGTTCCCAAGGGGGGATACACGCCGGGAAGTGCCAATGACCTTATTGATCGGCGGCTCAGGGACCTGGCGGAAAAGATGAGAGATTTTGGCCGGCCCAGAAAGTCGAAGAACGGAAAGGGAGAAAGGGAGCAAGGAGGCAAGGGTGGCAAGAGAGGCGGAGCGGACAGATGA
- a CDS encoding histidine phosphatase family protein → MKTSIYLVRHGQTQWNREEIFRGTADVPLNDSGILEARLAGRALKDKPVRAVYTSPLARARQTAEAIAGFHGLEVAVLEGLKDLCFGKWQGVSHRTVRERYPELYRQWLERPDKVSFPEGESLGALQSRAVEAVKGLIPKHPEQTIVIVSHRVVNRALICGLVGIDLSRFWQIGQDTAAINLLTWRKGRFILTCLNDTCHLRELEGERVRVDF, encoded by the coding sequence ATGAAGACGTCGATCTATCTCGTCCGTCACGGTCAAACCCAGTGGAACAGAGAGGAGATCTTCAGAGGGACGGCCGATGTACCCCTTAACGATTCCGGCATTCTCGAGGCTCGTCTCGCCGGGAGGGCCTTGAAGGACAAACCGGTAAGAGCGGTCTACACCAGCCCCCTGGCGAGGGCCAGGCAGACGGCTGAAGCCATCGCCGGTTTCCACGGGCTGGAGGTGGCTGTCCTGGAGGGACTGAAAGACCTCTGCTTCGGGAAGTGGCAGGGGGTTTCTCACAGGACCGTCCGAGAGCGATACCCGGAGCTTTATCGGCAGTGGTTGGAACGGCCTGACAAGGTCAGCTTCCCGGAGGGAGAGAGCCTAGGGGCTCTCCAATCGAGGGCTGTCGAGGCCGTGAAAGGGTTGATTCCCAAACATCCGGAACAAACCATCGTCATTGTCTCCCATCGTGTAGTCAACCGGGCACTCATCTGCGGGCTGGTGGGGATCGACCTGTCACGTTTCTGGCAGATCGGTCAGGACACCGCTGCCATCAACCTTCTGACATGGAGGAAGGGCCGTTTCATCCTGACCTGTCTGAACGATACCTGCCATCTTCGAGAGCTGGAAGGGGAGAGGGTAAGGGTGGACTTCTGA